One Peromyscus leucopus breed LL Stock chromosome 14, UCI_PerLeu_2.1, whole genome shotgun sequence genomic window carries:
- the Psmc1 gene encoding 26S proteasome regulatory subunit 4, translating into MGQSQSGGHGPGGGKKDDKDKKKKYEPPVPTRVGKKKKKTKGPDAASKLPLVTPHTQCRLKLLKLERIKDYLLMEEEFIRNQEQMKPLEEKQEEERSKVDDLRGTPMSVGTLEEIIDDNHAIVSTSVGSEHYVSILSFVDKDLLEPGCSVLLNHKVHAVIGVLMDDTDPLVTVMKVEKAPQETYADIGGLDNQIQEIKESVELPLTHPEYYEEMGIKPPKGVILYGPPGTGKTLLAKAVANQTSATFLRVVGSELIQKYLGDGPKLVRELFRVAEEHAPSIVFIDEIDAIGTKRYDSNSGGEREIQRTMLELLNQLDGFDSRGDVKVIMATNRIETLDPALIRPGRIDRKIEFPLPDEKTKKRIFQIHTSRMTLADDVTLDDLIMAKDDLSGADIKAICTEAGLMALRERRMKVTNEDFKKSKENVLYKKQEGTPEGLYL; encoded by the exons ATG ggtcaaAGTCAGAGTGGTGGCCATGGTCCTGGGGGTGGCAAGAAGGATGACAAG gacaagaaaaagaaatatgaaccTCCTGTCCCAACCAGAgtggggaaaaagaagaagaaaaccaagggaCCAGATGCTGCCAGCAAACTGCCGCTGG taACGCCTCACACTCAGTGCCGCCTAAAATTACTGAAGTTAGAGAGAATAAAAGACTATCTTCTCATGGAGGAAGAATTCATTAGAAATCAGGAGCAGATGAAACCATTGGAAGAAAAACAAGAG GAGGAGAGATCGAAAGTGGATGATCTCAGGGGGACTCCCATGTCTGTGGGAACCTTGGAAGAGATCATCGATGATAATCACGCCATTGTGTCCACATCTGTGGGCTCAGAACACTACGTCAGCATCCTATCATTTGTGGACAAGGATCTGCTGGAGCCAGGCTGTTCAGTCCTGCTCAACCACAAG GTACATGCCGTAATAGGGGTGCTAATGGATGACACAGATCCCCTGGTCACAGTGATGAAGGTGGAAAAGGCCCCCCAGGAGACCTATGCAGACATTGGGGGACTGGACAACCAAATCCAGGAAATTAAG GAATCTGTGGAGCTTCCTCTTACCCATCCTGAGTATTATGAAGAGATGGGGATAAAGCCCCCTAAGGGGGTCATTCTCTATGGTCCACCAGGAACAG GTAAAACATTATTGGCCAAAGCAGTAGCAAACCAAACTTCAGCCACCTTCTTGAGAGTGGTTGGCTCAGAGCTTATTCAGAAGTACCTGGGTGATGGGCCCAAACTCGTTCGGGAGCTGTTCCGAGTTGCTGAAGAACATGCACCGTCCATCGTGTTTATTGACGAAATTGATGCCATTGGGACCAAAAG atATGATTCAAACTCTGGAGGTGAGAGAGAAATTCAACGAACAATGTTGGAACTGTTGAACCAGTTGGATGGATTTGATTCGAGGGGAGATGTAAAAGTTATCATGGCTACAAACCGAATAGAAACTTTGGATCCAGCACTTATCAGACCAG GCCGCATTGACAGAAAGATCGAGTTCCCTCTGCCTGATGAAAAGACCAAGAAGCGGATCTTCCAGATCCACACAAGCAGGATGACACTGGCTGATGATGTAACCTTGGATGACTTGATCATGGCAAAGGATGACCTCTCTGGGGCTGACATCAAG GCAATCTGTACAGAAGCTGGTTTGATGGCCCTGCGGGAACGCAGAATGAAAGTTACAAATGAAGACTTCAAAAAATCTAAAGAGAATGTTCTTTATAAAAAGCAAGAGGGCACCCCTGAGGGGCTCTATCTCTAG